In one Candidatus Caccoplasma merdavium genomic region, the following are encoded:
- a CDS encoding NADPH-dependent oxidoreductase, with the protein MDLDFLKNRRTIRRYQTTDIPDDLLNELLEAAFRVSTTGNMQVYSVVVTRDAENKKKLAPAHFNQPTITSAPVVLTFCADFNRFIKWCEYRKADPGYDNFQSFFTAAIDALLAAQQFCTAAEAKGLGICYLGTTTYNADQIIKALNLPRFVVPITTITVGYPEEIPDQVERLPIEAIIHQECYHDYTRDDIDRLYKEKEELPANRGFVAENKKETLAQVFTDVRYTRQNNEYFSDVFLKVIKEQGFEF; encoded by the coding sequence ATGGATTTAGATTTTCTCAAAAACCGCCGCACCATTCGTCGTTACCAAACAACAGATATTCCCGACGATTTACTGAACGAACTTTTGGAAGCAGCATTCCGGGTATCAACCACCGGCAACATGCAAGTGTATAGCGTTGTGGTCACCCGCGATGCCGAGAACAAGAAAAAGTTGGCCCCCGCCCACTTCAACCAACCGACAATAACCAGCGCACCGGTCGTACTGACGTTCTGTGCCGACTTCAACCGCTTCATCAAATGGTGTGAATACCGAAAGGCCGACCCGGGATATGACAACTTCCAGTCATTCTTCACAGCTGCCATCGACGCCCTGCTCGCCGCACAACAATTCTGCACGGCTGCCGAGGCAAAGGGATTGGGCATCTGCTATCTCGGAACGACAACTTATAATGCCGACCAAATCATCAAAGCGCTCAACCTGCCCCGTTTCGTGGTACCCATCACCACCATCACGGTAGGATACCCCGAAGAGATTCCCGACCAAGTAGAACGACTACCCATCGAGGCCATTATCCACCAAGAGTGCTATCACGACTACACCCGCGATGACATCGACCGGCTCTACAAAGAAAAAGAGGAACTGCCCGCCAATCGGGGATTCGTGGCCGAAAACAAAAAAGAAACACTGGCTCAGGTATTCACCGATGTGCGTTACACCCGCCAAAACAACGAATACTTCTCCGACGTGTTCCTCAAAGTCATCAAAGAACAGGGATTTGAGTTCTGA
- a CDS encoding adenosylcobalamin-dependent ribonucleoside-diphosphate reductase: protein MESKSYTYDEAFQSSLEYFKGDELAARVWVNKYALKDSFGNIYEKNPEDMHMRLASEIARIENNYPNPLSVEKLMELFRDFKYIVPQGSPMSGIGNNYQIGSLSNCFVIGMEGNADSYGGVMKIDEEQVQLMKRRGGVGHDLSHIRPKGSPVKNSALTSTGLVPFMERYSNSTREVAQDGRRGALMLSVSIKHPDSESFIDAKMTEGKVTGANVSVRMTDDFMQAAIDGRPYTQQYPIDGENPMVTKEVDAQAIWKKIVHNAWKSAEPGVLFWDTIIRESIPDCYADLGFRTISTNPCGEIPLCPYDSCRLLAINLYSYVVNPFTPNAYFDFDLFREHVQLAQRIMDDIIDLEMEKIDRILDKIHSDPESDEIKRTEVQLWEKIRAKTLKGRRTGVGTTAEGDMIAAMGLRYGTEEATTFSESVHKALALAAYRSSVDMARERGAFEIYNTQREEKNPFINRLREADPQLYEDMARWGRRNIACLTIAPTGTTSLMTQTTSGIEPVFMPVYRRRRKVNPNDTDVRVDYIDESGDAFEEYLVYHHKFVTWMQMNGYEVRNNYTQSEIDEIISRSPYYKATSNDIDWIQKVRMQGRVQKWVDHSISVTINLPADVTEELVGDLYVEAWRCGCKGCTVYREGSRSGVLIAVQKEAKKEKEKEAAAAAAAQPAAPGDMVRPTELEADVVRFQNNREKWIAFIGLKDGKPYEIFTGLADDEDGILIPKNITKGKIIKAYDENGTKHYDFQFRNKRGYKTTIEGLSEKFNPEYWNYAKLISGVLRYGMPIEQVLKLVGSLQLNSENINTWKNGVERALKKYMPNGASASGQKCPKCGQETLVYQEGCLICTSCGTSKCG from the coding sequence GTGGAATCAAAAAGTTATACCTACGATGAGGCGTTCCAGTCGTCATTGGAATACTTCAAAGGAGATGAGTTGGCAGCCCGTGTTTGGGTCAACAAGTATGCCCTGAAAGACTCGTTTGGGAACATTTATGAGAAAAATCCCGAAGACATGCACATGCGTCTGGCTTCGGAGATTGCGCGGATAGAGAACAACTATCCCAATCCCTTGTCGGTGGAGAAACTTATGGAACTCTTCCGAGACTTTAAGTATATCGTGCCTCAGGGCAGCCCCATGAGCGGCATCGGCAACAATTATCAAATCGGGTCGTTGTCGAATTGCTTCGTGATAGGTATGGAAGGAAATGCCGACTCGTATGGCGGTGTGATGAAAATCGACGAAGAGCAGGTACAACTTATGAAACGCCGCGGCGGGGTAGGACATGACCTTTCGCACATACGCCCCAAAGGGTCGCCCGTGAAAAACTCGGCGTTGACCTCGACCGGTTTGGTTCCCTTTATGGAACGCTATTCCAATTCCACCCGTGAAGTGGCCCAGGATGGCCGCCGTGGAGCTTTGATGCTCAGTGTCTCGATAAAACACCCTGACTCGGAGTCGTTTATCGACGCCAAGATGACCGAAGGGAAAGTGACCGGTGCCAATGTCTCGGTGAGAATGACCGACGATTTCATGCAAGCCGCCATCGACGGACGTCCTTATACGCAACAATATCCCATCGATGGCGAAAACCCGATGGTGACAAAAGAGGTCGATGCACAAGCTATCTGGAAAAAAATCGTGCACAATGCCTGGAAGTCGGCCGAGCCCGGTGTCCTCTTTTGGGATACGATTATCCGGGAGTCGATTCCCGACTGCTATGCCGATTTGGGATTCCGTACCATATCGACCAACCCCTGTGGCGAGATACCCCTCTGTCCCTATGACAGCTGCCGCCTGTTGGCCATCAACCTCTACTCATACGTCGTGAATCCCTTCACGCCGAACGCCTATTTCGATTTCGACCTCTTCCGAGAACATGTGCAACTCGCCCAACGCATTATGGACGACATCATCGACCTCGAAATGGAGAAAATCGACCGCATACTCGACAAGATACACTCCGACCCCGAATCGGACGAAATCAAACGCACCGAAGTGCAACTCTGGGAAAAGATACGTGCCAAAACGCTCAAAGGTCGCCGTACCGGTGTGGGAACCACGGCCGAGGGCGACATGATTGCCGCCATGGGGCTGCGTTACGGTACCGAAGAGGCCACGACCTTCTCCGAGAGCGTGCACAAGGCATTGGCCCTTGCCGCATACCGTTCGTCGGTCGACATGGCTCGCGAACGTGGCGCATTTGAGATATACAACACGCAGCGTGAGGAGAAAAATCCTTTTATCAACCGCTTGCGCGAAGCCGACCCGCAACTCTACGAAGATATGGCGCGTTGGGGACGCCGTAACATTGCCTGCCTCACCATTGCACCTACCGGTACGACCAGCCTTATGACACAGACCACTTCGGGCATTGAGCCTGTTTTCATGCCCGTGTACCGCCGGCGTCGCAAGGTGAATCCCAATGATACCGATGTGAGAGTCGATTACATCGATGAGTCGGGCGACGCCTTTGAAGAATATCTCGTTTACCATCATAAGTTCGTGACTTGGATGCAGATGAACGGATATGAAGTGCGTAACAATTATACCCAAAGCGAAATCGACGAAATCATTTCGCGTTCGCCCTACTACAAAGCCACATCGAACGATATCGACTGGATACAGAAAGTGCGTATGCAGGGCCGAGTGCAGAAGTGGGTCGACCATTCTATCAGCGTTACCATCAACCTGCCGGCCGATGTGACCGAAGAATTGGTTGGCGACCTCTATGTCGAGGCTTGGCGTTGCGGTTGCAAAGGGTGTACGGTCTATCGCGAAGGGTCGCGTTCGGGTGTACTCATTGCCGTGCAGAAAGAAGCCAAAAAGGAGAAAGAAAAAGAAGCTGCCGCAGCTGCCGCTGCGCAACCCGCGGCTCCCGGCGATATGGTGCGTCCCACCGAACTCGAAGCCGACGTGGTGCGTTTCCAAAACAACCGCGAGAAATGGATTGCCTTTATCGGCTTGAAAGACGGTAAGCCCTATGAAATCTTCACCGGTCTCGCCGATGATGAAGACGGTATCTTGATACCGAAAAACATCACCAAAGGGAAAATCATCAAAGCCTACGACGAGAACGGCACAAAGCATTACGATTTCCAATTCCGCAACAAACGAGGCTATAAGACCACCATCGAGGGACTTTCTGAGAAATTCAATCCCGAGTACTGGAACTATGCCAAACTCATTTCGGGCGTGTTGCGTTACGGCATGCCCATCGAGCAGGTTCTCAAACTGGTCGGCTCGCTGCAACTCAACAGCGAAAACATCAATACCTGGAAAAACGGTGTGGAACGGGCGTTGAAGAAATACATGCCCAACGGCGCCAGTGCCAGCGGACAGAAATGTCCCAAGTGCGGGCAAGAGACACTCGTCTACCAGGAAGGCTGCCTGATTTGTACCTCATGTGGAACCTCTAAGTGCGGATAA
- a CDS encoding 4-alpha-glucanotransferase, producing MQITFNIEYHTRWGQQLCISGGVEALGSHCEEKARPMHYADDGWWTLTIDVDTNSAFTYRYMVREDGDVSRKEWGGEHCFRPTFGISAYQVYDEWFQIAKDHPFHSSAVQQSGILRREKLPVTETEKAGVRFEINAPALLPHEALAVVGTFTAQPWSVESACIMSDRHYPVWSVTFPGEIVCLPVEYKFVVVDKSTRHIIAWEEGENRRLPFLVARPGETIIVGATHLRLFRPLWKGAGVAIPVFSLRSESSWGIGEFLDLEKMVDWAVSTHQRLIQLLPINDTTMWHTWLDSYPYRANSVYALHPVYLHLPEIGRLSDAASMARFEQEAARLNALPAVDYEAVTRLKSDYMQRLYDEVGGQTLASPDYARFFADNRDWLVPYAAFCYLRDTLHTPVASQWGEYAVYDAEKIARLTGEDSEAYPAVARYYFEQYHLHRQLSRVRDYARSKGVVLKGDLPIGVSHESVDAWVNPHLFNLSMCAGAPPDDFSITGQNWGFPTYDWDEMAKDGYSWWKARFTKMAEYFDAYRIDHILGFFRIWEIPDTAVEGLPGHFNAAKPFTVEELAHYGFFFDARRHAEPYICEAMLPEIFGPYADEVKEEYLLPLADGHFALKETVDNQKKIAAHFQDTCDERAQKIKAGLMRLTDEILFVPDPYVAGTWHPRIHAHETDSFKALPEEMQRSYRHLHDDFYYSRHDDFWRDEALKKLPTLISSTQMLVCGEDLGMIPHCVPDVMEQLQILSLEIERMPKEPYCEFGDPSRYPYLSVCTTSTHDMSGIRGWWEEDAERTQRYYNTILQREGEPPVQCPPYLCEAIIRRHLESPSMWVILPLQDWLSLSIDIRLPDPSLERINVPANPRNYWHYRMHLTLESLLAQDDFNALVRNLVETSSRR from the coding sequence ATGCAAATTACATTCAATATTGAATATCACACCCGTTGGGGGCAACAACTATGTATAAGCGGAGGTGTCGAAGCCTTAGGTTCCCATTGTGAGGAGAAGGCACGGCCCATGCACTATGCCGATGACGGTTGGTGGACTCTGACCATCGACGTCGACACGAATAGTGCGTTCACTTATCGGTATATGGTGCGCGAAGACGGAGATGTGTCTCGAAAAGAGTGGGGTGGGGAACATTGTTTCCGCCCCACTTTTGGCATTTCGGCCTACCAGGTCTATGATGAGTGGTTTCAAATTGCGAAAGACCACCCGTTCCACTCGTCGGCCGTGCAGCAGAGCGGTATTTTGCGGCGCGAGAAACTTCCCGTCACCGAAACCGAAAAAGCCGGCGTGCGTTTTGAAATCAATGCACCGGCACTTTTGCCGCATGAGGCGTTGGCCGTTGTGGGAACCTTTACGGCGCAGCCGTGGAGCGTGGAGTCGGCCTGTATCATGTCCGATCGCCATTATCCCGTGTGGTCGGTGACCTTCCCCGGCGAGATAGTATGTCTGCCGGTGGAGTACAAATTCGTAGTGGTCGACAAGTCCACGCGGCATATCATCGCTTGGGAAGAAGGCGAGAATCGTCGGTTGCCCTTCTTGGTGGCACGTCCCGGAGAGACAATCATCGTCGGTGCCACTCATTTGCGCCTGTTCCGCCCCTTGTGGAAAGGGGCAGGGGTGGCCATACCCGTATTCTCGCTGCGCTCGGAGTCGAGTTGGGGCATCGGGGAGTTTCTCGACCTCGAAAAGATGGTCGATTGGGCTGTCTCGACCCATCAACGGCTGATACAGCTGTTGCCCATCAACGACACCACCATGTGGCACACATGGCTCGATTCCTATCCCTACCGCGCCAATTCGGTCTATGCCTTGCACCCCGTATATCTGCATCTGCCCGAAATCGGACGACTTTCCGATGCGGCGTCAATGGCCCGTTTCGAACAAGAAGCCGCCCGGCTGAATGCATTGCCGGCGGTCGATTATGAAGCCGTGACCCGATTGAAGAGTGATTATATGCAGCGCCTTTACGACGAGGTGGGCGGGCAAACTTTGGCGTCACCCGACTATGCCCGCTTCTTTGCCGACAACCGCGATTGGCTGGTGCCCTATGCCGCCTTCTGCTATCTGCGTGATACGCTGCACACGCCCGTTGCCTCGCAGTGGGGGGAGTATGCCGTGTATGATGCCGAAAAAATAGCCCGTCTTACGGGCGAAGATAGCGAAGCCTATCCGGCTGTGGCCCGATACTATTTCGAGCAATACCACCTCCATCGTCAATTATCGAGAGTGCGGGATTATGCACGGAGCAAGGGCGTCGTGCTCAAAGGCGACCTGCCGATAGGCGTGAGCCACGAGAGCGTCGATGCCTGGGTCAATCCCCACCTGTTCAACCTCTCGATGTGCGCAGGCGCTCCGCCCGATGATTTCTCCATTACCGGGCAGAACTGGGGATTCCCCACCTATGACTGGGACGAGATGGCCAAAGACGGGTATAGCTGGTGGAAAGCCCGCTTTACAAAAATGGCGGAGTATTTCGATGCCTATCGCATCGACCACATCTTGGGCTTTTTCCGCATTTGGGAAATCCCCGATACCGCCGTTGAAGGGTTGCCGGGACATTTCAATGCGGCCAAACCGTTCACGGTCGAAGAACTGGCTCATTATGGCTTCTTCTTTGATGCCCGACGTCATGCCGAGCCATACATCTGCGAAGCGATGCTTCCCGAAATTTTCGGGCCGTATGCCGATGAAGTGAAAGAAGAGTATCTCTTACCCCTTGCCGACGGACACTTCGCCCTGAAAGAGACGGTCGACAATCAAAAGAAAATTGCGGCACATTTCCAGGATACTTGTGATGAGCGGGCACAAAAGATAAAAGCGGGATTGATGCGTCTTACCGATGAAATCCTGTTCGTGCCCGACCCCTATGTGGCCGGAACCTGGCACCCGCGCATTCATGCACACGAGACAGATAGTTTCAAGGCATTGCCCGAAGAGATGCAACGGAGTTACCGTCATCTGCATGATGATTTCTATTACAGCCGTCATGACGACTTCTGGCGTGATGAGGCGTTGAAGAAATTGCCAACGCTCATCTCTTCGACGCAGATGCTGGTGTGTGGGGAGGATTTGGGCATGATACCGCATTGTGTGCCCGACGTGATGGAGCAGTTGCAGATACTCTCCCTCGAAATCGAACGCATGCCCAAGGAACCTTATTGCGAATTTGGAGACCCGTCGCGTTATCCCTACCTGTCGGTGTGCACGACATCGACCCATGACATGTCGGGAATCCGCGGGTGGTGGGAAGAAGACGCCGAGCGGACCCAACGATACTACAATACCATTTTGCAACGAGAGGGAGAGCCTCCCGTCCAGTGTCCGCCCTATCTTTGTGAAGCCATTATCCGACGCCATCTCGAATCTCCGTCGATGTGGGTCATTCTGCCGCTGCAAGACTGGTTGTCGCTCTCCATCGATATACGGTTGCCCGACCCGTCGCTCGAACGCATCAATGTGCCGGCCAACCCCCGGAACTATTGGCATTATCGCATGCATCTGACGCTTGAATCACTCCTCGCACAAGATGACTTCAATGCGCTGGTGCGTAATTTGGTCGAGACTTCTTCGCGTCGGTAG